The Candidatus Thorarchaeota archaeon genome contains a region encoding:
- a CDS encoding ABC transporter ATP-binding protein, producing the protein MNDEVILRVRNLRAFYTSSKGLVRAVDNVSFDLREGECIGILGESGCGKSSMALAIMGLFERVARYSAGTSNVPGLRQEFDRGLTAAGESRPGVQGKVFFRDLELTALPEEEFVKIRGRQISLIPQGLQHALNPQYSIGYQTGEPVEVHEENIRLIQLKRRVLEYLGLVSIADAGTRFVLDPSSFSGGEAQRILIAMALIAGPHVVIADEPTSALDVTIQRQIMNVMAMIRDEFSVSLILISHDAGVIAELADRVACMYAGRIMEIGTAEQMFLRPSHPYTMGLMSSFPTIAMMRMKAGGKRPVLRGIRGDPPDLTNVPSGCPFHPRCDYAIDRCRTEVPEFREVEKDHCIMCHRYGELTT; encoded by the coding sequence ATGAATGACGAGGTCATCCTGCGCGTCAGGAATCTGAGAGCGTTCTACACATCTTCTAAGGGTCTGGTCCGGGCTGTAGACAATGTCAGCTTCGATCTGAGAGAGGGCGAGTGCATCGGCATACTGGGGGAGTCAGGATGTGGTAAGAGTTCCATGGCACTCGCGATAATGGGTCTTTTCGAGAGAGTCGCTCGCTATTCTGCAGGTACCTCGAATGTCCCTGGTCTACGTCAGGAGTTTGATAGAGGTCTTACTGCAGCGGGAGAGAGTCGGCCGGGTGTTCAAGGGAAGGTGTTCTTCAGGGACTTGGAACTGACCGCCCTTCCGGAGGAGGAGTTCGTAAAGATCCGGGGGCGGCAGATCTCATTGATTCCCCAAGGTCTCCAGCATGCGCTCAATCCTCAGTACAGCATCGGCTATCAGACTGGGGAGCCTGTTGAGGTCCACGAAGAGAACATTCGTCTGATACAGCTGAAGCGTCGTGTACTGGAGTACCTCGGACTGGTCAGCATCGCAGACGCAGGCACAAGGTTCGTCCTTGACCCGAGTTCTTTCTCTGGTGGCGAGGCGCAACGGATTCTCATTGCAATGGCCCTGATAGCCGGGCCCCATGTGGTCATAGCTGACGAGCCCACGTCTGCACTGGACGTCACCATACAACGTCAGATCATGAACGTCATGGCGATGATTCGTGATGAGTTCAGTGTTAGCCTGATACTGATAAGCCATGACGCTGGTGTGATTGCTGAGCTTGCTGACCGCGTCGCTTGCATGTACGCAGGCAGGATCATGGAGATTGGAACCGCAGAGCAGATGTTCCTGAGACCTTCACATCCTTACACTATGGGTCTGATGAGTTCGTTCCCCACCATTGCAATGATGAGAATGAAGGCAGGCGGGAAGAGACCCGTCCTACGAGGGATTCGGGGCGACCCGCCAGACCTCACGAACGTGCCGAGCGGATGTCCCTTCCATCCCCGCTGCGACTACGCCATTGACCGATGCAGGACCGAAGTCCCGGAGTTCAGAGAGGTGGAGAAGGACCATTGCATAATGTGTCATAGGTATGGAGAACTCACCACCTGA
- a CDS encoding ABC transporter ATP-binding protein translates to MSGADDETVLRVEHLRAYYTSKKGLVRAVDDVSFDIREGESVGLFGESGAGKTSVALAIMGIFDQVSRYYASSSGDEHNKRLWEMRDEARRKGLSSTDLGVTLPGVEGHIWFKGKDLLALSEEDYRKIRGNEITYVPQGTKKSMNPYTTINIQTAESLWVHDEDNILIEREVFRRVLEVLDLVDLAEVDLRKDLKPSDFSVGEDQRVMIAMALITRPSLMIADEPTTGLDPGVQQRVMDAIDLIRKKVGLAFLMISNDQGLQAAVTDRVAVMTTGKIVEFGRTVRVLKSPGHPFTRAFVMSNPSMEMMWRIRQKGLRIRGIPGSPPDLTNPPKGCVFHPRCEYCDEVCRQEVPEYREVEPGHWVACHLYERLPEF, encoded by the coding sequence ATGTCTGGTGCAGACGATGAGACCGTTCTTCGAGTTGAACACCTCAGAGCGTACTATACATCCAAGAAGGGACTTGTAAGGGCAGTCGATGATGTGTCGTTTGACATTCGCGAGGGTGAGTCAGTCGGGCTGTTCGGAGAGTCTGGTGCGGGCAAGACATCTGTGGCATTGGCCATAATGGGCATCTTCGACCAAGTCTCGAGGTACTACGCCTCATCGTCGGGAGACGAGCACAACAAGCGACTCTGGGAGATGAGGGACGAGGCAAGACGGAAGGGTCTGTCATCAACCGATCTCGGAGTGACACTCCCTGGTGTCGAGGGTCACATATGGTTCAAGGGAAAAGACCTGCTTGCTCTGAGCGAGGAGGACTATCGCAAGATAAGGGGAAACGAGATCACATACGTACCGCAGGGAACAAAGAAGTCAATGAACCCCTACACCACCATCAACATCCAGACTGCCGAGTCTCTCTGGGTCCACGATGAGGACAACATACTGATTGAGCGTGAGGTCTTTCGGAGGGTCTTGGAGGTCCTAGACCTTGTGGACCTGGCGGAGGTGGACCTGAGAAAGGACCTCAAGCCAAGTGACTTCAGCGTTGGAGAGGACCAACGTGTGATGATAGCCATGGCTCTCATTACCAGACCCTCTCTGATGATTGCAGACGAACCAACAACAGGACTCGATCCAGGTGTTCAACAACGTGTGATGGACGCCATTGACCTCATTCGGAAGAAGGTCGGCCTTGCCTTTCTCATGATAAGCAACGACCAAGGACTCCAAGCTGCCGTCACTGACCGCGTTGCAGTGATGACAACGGGAAAGATTGTGGAGTTCGGCCGCACCGTGCGCGTCCTGAAGTCACCCGGTCATCCATTCACCAGGGCTTTCGTCATGAGCAATCCCTCCATGGAGATGATGTGGCGGATACGTCAGAAGGGGCTCAGAATACGAGGCATCCCGGGTTCGCCCCCAGACCTGACCAACCCCCCTAAGGGATGCGTCTTTCACCCCAGGTGCGAGTACTGCGATGAGGTCTGTCGTCAGGAAGTGCCAGAGTACAGAGAGGTCGAACCGGGCCATTGGGTTGCCTGCCACCTATACGAGCGACTGCCCGAGTTCTAG
- a CDS encoding MFS transporter encodes MSDSSARLLPVYVPYLLQSMAQAISWQFVTYFVKHDLGVESFLLLTVVWAVPALVTTVAVNVWGAVSDRIGRKKPFMLVGFIGYASTFLLYSQVTDAVQYLVVACFGALMGSASVPVGQAYVTTGTEKRGERLGYLLVVQSAGWSVGALSSGVLYDVVGMRVLYVVAASLAIVATVSCGLFVMDMRIHVTSTEERVRFSVVMRRPGMARLTLAASLSAIGNNAIACMLMIMVVDELGGTEGMVGLANALATLLAVVFTGFVGKLTDRKGPVKVLVIAYSSYVCFATAFALATDPWVVTALYALPIYPLASTAAFAYAARVSKESERSTSMGLVNGAQNAGAALGPIIGGLSAEFVFLRVQPISWLNMLFNLLALLFALSLLRVWAGLHAQDRATDTHSVRSPIEKVSGLVEGNVSSVDEHTDGL; translated from the coding sequence ATGTCTGATTCTTCCGCTCGACTGCTCCCAGTCTACGTACCATACCTGCTCCAGTCAATGGCGCAGGCCATAAGCTGGCAGTTCGTTACGTACTTCGTCAAGCACGACCTCGGCGTCGAGTCCTTCCTGCTTCTCACCGTAGTGTGGGCGGTTCCTGCGCTGGTCACAACGGTTGCCGTGAACGTGTGGGGGGCGGTTTCCGACCGGATTGGGAGGAAGAAACCATTCATGCTGGTCGGTTTCATCGGATATGCTTCCACATTCCTGTTGTACTCTCAGGTCACGGACGCTGTCCAGTATCTTGTCGTCGCCTGCTTCGGAGCGCTGATGGGCTCTGCCTCAGTGCCGGTCGGTCAAGCATACGTGACGACAGGGACAGAAAAGCGGGGTGAACGCCTTGGGTACTTGCTTGTCGTGCAGTCCGCCGGATGGTCCGTCGGAGCATTGTCCAGTGGTGTCTTGTATGACGTGGTCGGAATGCGCGTCCTCTACGTTGTGGCTGCCTCTCTGGCCATCGTAGCCACGGTGAGCTGTGGGCTGTTCGTCATGGACATGCGTATCCATGTGACCTCGACGGAAGAGCGTGTCAGGTTCTCAGTAGTGATGAGACGGCCGGGGATGGCCAGACTGACTCTTGCGGCCTCTCTCAGCGCTATCGGGAACAATGCCATTGCCTGCATGCTGATGATCATGGTTGTCGATGAGCTGGGCGGCACAGAGGGCATGGTTGGCCTTGCCAATGCGCTGGCGACTCTGCTTGCCGTCGTGTTTACAGGTTTCGTTGGTAAGCTCACCGACCGCAAAGGCCCTGTCAAGGTGCTCGTGATAGCTTACTCATCGTATGTCTGCTTCGCCACGGCATTTGCACTTGCGACGGACCCGTGGGTGGTCACTGCGCTCTATGCATTGCCAATCTACCCGTTGGCGTCCACCGCCGCATTCGCCTATGCAGCAAGGGTCTCGAAGGAGTCTGAGCGGAGTACATCAATGGGACTAGTCAATGGAGCGCAGAACGCAGGGGCGGCACTGGGGCCCATTATCGGTGGTTTGTCTGCAGAGTTCGTCTTCCTTCGTGTGCAGCCAATCTCGTGGCTGAACATGCTGTTCAACCTGCTTGCACTCCTCTTCGCTCTCTCTCTGTTGAGAGTCTGGGCCGGTCTTCACGCGCAGGACAGGGCCACTGACACGCACTCCGTCAGGAGCCCCATCGAGAAGGTGTCAGGCCTAGTCGAGGGGAATGTCTCGTCCGTTGATGAACACACGGACGGGCTTTGA
- a CDS encoding amidohydrolase, whose translation MFVAPGFIDAHTHQGLFDGSIGWAGEDGNEMTTPITPDMRGIDSFYPFEPSLKEVVRGGVTCINTGPGSGNVIGGQSFVIKPIPSGVVDEMLVLAPSALKVALGENPKRVHGTEKRTPSTRMGVAALLRRTLTEGQDYLNEWTLYGDRAREAREKGETPPNPPKRNLGLETIAKVLKREIPLHAHAHRADDIATVIRVANEFHLRLVLIHCTEGHKIADFIAKSGFPAVVGPTMYWVSKPETRERSFETAVKLVRAGVKVALQTDSLTPMLHFQLLPMYAIKHGLSYEEALRCVTINPAEILGLQDRVGSLQPGKDADIVLWSGDPFDFYSKPVRVFINGRDIPLD comes from the coding sequence ATGTTCGTCGCTCCGGGATTCATTGACGCCCACACACACCAGGGACTGTTCGATGGCTCTATCGGCTGGGCGGGAGAGGACGGGAATGAGATGACCACCCCCATCACGCCGGACATGCGAGGCATCGACTCCTTCTACCCGTTCGAACCGTCGCTAAAGGAAGTGGTCCGGGGAGGGGTGACGTGCATCAACACTGGACCCGGGTCAGGCAATGTAATTGGCGGCCAGTCGTTCGTGATCAAGCCCATACCGAGTGGCGTCGTCGATGAGATGCTCGTCCTTGCTCCCTCTGCGCTGAAGGTCGCGCTGGGCGAGAACCCCAAGAGGGTGCATGGCACCGAGAAGCGCACACCTTCAACCCGGATGGGAGTCGCAGCTCTGCTCAGGAGGACTCTCACCGAAGGCCAGGACTATCTGAACGAGTGGACACTGTACGGGGACAGGGCGAGAGAGGCGAGAGAGAAGGGCGAGACCCCGCCAAATCCACCGAAGCGGAATCTGGGCCTGGAGACCATCGCCAAGGTCCTCAAGAGGGAGATACCGCTTCATGCGCACGCACATCGTGCAGACGACATTGCCACAGTGATTCGTGTTGCCAATGAGTTCCACCTGCGACTGGTACTCATCCACTGCACAGAGGGGCACAAGATTGCGGACTTCATAGCGAAGTCAGGCTTTCCAGCAGTTGTAGGTCCAACAATGTACTGGGTCAGCAAGCCCGAGACCAGAGAACGTTCTTTTGAGACCGCGGTCAAGCTGGTGCGTGCAGGCGTCAAGGTAGCACTGCAGACCGACTCGCTCACTCCGATGCTTCACTTCCAGCTCTTGCCCATGTATGCAATCAAACACGGGCTCAGCTATGAAGAGGCACTGAGGTGTGTGACGATCAACCCGGCGGAGATTCTCGGACTTCAAGACAGAGTTGGTTCTCTTCAGCCTGGAAAGGATGCGGACATAGTCCTCTGGTCCGGGGACCCGTTTGACTTCTACTCAAAGCCCGTCCGTGTGTTCATCAACGGACGAGACATTCCCCTCGACTAG
- a CDS encoding mucoidy inhibitor MuiA family protein: MTQNIETRISEVTVFRDGARITRRGKAKLVEGEQILMVSGISAYAEENSFRVKGKGNAVLRGIDVKHVSRTYEPEGELKTLRDQLLKLQRRRDDINDAIAQQQARVKRASSMSLQFSSEFGKWYAAGESKMDNLSEMDKATTAILRDAKKRLRDLSRELREVTSAIQATEQNLNRVQGERRTETLTDVSITVNASSATDLELEVTYQLGQSGWTPMYDIDTSEKSSRVKRIATVWNNTLEDWDDVSLTVSTASATRVEAVKAQPLYVDVLRAARQLPKAFALRDRKRMAEPQSGAKEEAGAYEYERAEEQETSATEIEESFAAVSESLGGTVIYAVPGRVTIESGREPHPVTLTEETFVSRVLYYWNAYAMSEVVAQDEVTNGDSVMLPGKVRVYANGDFIGETHINLVAPREKIRIGTRTAYDIKAEKKLALKDTEKAGITKGKKKRAYKYRLELKNFSKNPAEIRIVDRIPYSGSEKITVTLQPPPSLPEKKFEMGVLEWEATIDPGKELQVEYGFEVEWEKDCIITPPLP; this comes from the coding sequence TTGACACAGAACATTGAGACAAGAATATCTGAGGTCACGGTCTTCAGAGACGGTGCTAGGATCACAAGGAGGGGAAAGGCAAAGCTAGTAGAGGGCGAGCAGATTCTGATGGTCTCGGGCATCAGCGCATATGCTGAAGAGAACTCGTTCAGAGTGAAGGGCAAGGGCAATGCAGTCCTGCGTGGTATTGACGTCAAACATGTGAGTAGGACATATGAACCAGAGGGAGAACTCAAGACGCTGCGAGACCAACTCCTCAAACTGCAGCGCAGAAGAGATGACATCAACGACGCAATCGCGCAACAGCAAGCACGTGTCAAGAGGGCATCTTCAATGTCACTCCAGTTCTCCTCCGAGTTCGGCAAATGGTATGCTGCTGGAGAGTCTAAGATGGACAACCTGTCTGAGATGGACAAGGCGACAACGGCGATACTACGTGACGCAAAGAAGAGACTGAGAGACCTGTCGAGGGAGTTGAGAGAGGTCACCTCTGCGATTCAGGCGACCGAGCAGAACCTGAACCGAGTCCAAGGAGAGAGGCGCACAGAGACTCTGACCGATGTTAGTATCACAGTGAATGCGAGCAGTGCGACGGACCTCGAGCTTGAGGTCACATACCAGCTGGGACAGTCAGGATGGACACCAATGTACGACATTGACACGTCTGAGAAGTCCTCGCGTGTGAAGAGAATCGCGACAGTCTGGAACAACACGCTCGAGGACTGGGACGATGTGTCCCTCACTGTGTCTACTGCCTCGGCAACACGAGTAGAGGCAGTGAAGGCCCAACCACTCTATGTGGACGTGCTGAGGGCGGCGCGACAGCTACCAAAGGCCTTTGCCCTTAGAGACCGAAAGAGGATGGCGGAGCCTCAGTCGGGAGCAAAGGAAGAGGCTGGTGCATACGAGTACGAGCGTGCTGAAGAGCAGGAAACGAGTGCCACGGAAATCGAGGAGTCATTCGCCGCGGTCTCCGAATCACTGGGTGGCACAGTCATCTACGCGGTCCCAGGTCGTGTGACTATCGAGTCCGGAAGGGAGCCTCATCCAGTGACTCTGACCGAGGAGACCTTCGTGTCAAGGGTGTTATACTACTGGAACGCCTATGCGATGTCGGAAGTGGTAGCTCAGGACGAGGTGACAAACGGCGACTCGGTGATGCTCCCAGGGAAGGTGAGGGTCTATGCAAACGGTGACTTCATCGGCGAGACCCACATCAATCTCGTGGCCCCGCGTGAGAAGATCAGAATCGGGACCCGGACTGCATATGACATCAAGGCGGAGAAGAAGCTGGCTCTGAAGGACACCGAGAAGGCGGGCATCACCAAGGGGAAGAAGAAGCGGGCCTACAAGTACAGGCTTGAACTGAAGAACTTCTCGAAGAACCCTGCTGAGATTCGCATTGTTGATAGGATTCCTTACAGTGGCTCCGAGAAGATAACAGTCACTCTGCAACCACCCCCTTCGCTTCCGGAGAAGAAGTTCGAGATGGGAGTACTCGAGTGGGAAGCCACAATAGACCCTGGAAAGGAACTCCAAGTGGAATATGGCTTTGAGGTGGAGTGGGAGAAGGACTGCATAATCACCCCGCCACTGCCATGA
- a CDS encoding mucoidy inhibitor MuiA family protein → MTEMETKIKRVTVFRDGARVTRVGKRTLEAGPQKVLIMGITEYAHEDSFRVKGRGPASLSSIDVKRHTEVYEPVGDIQALRDQLERLQDQYQQLKDDHELHTARLSQLEAMNNEFAGTFGMVFAANEGDITALTEMDKTSGKMIAETRSKLRDIEREMRELEDQMNVVRQNLGRDEYQRRTKVSYNVEVNLEVSQRAEVELEVSYQCDEAGWIPTYDVDLLPTKAKIRRVAMVTNQTMEPWERVGLVVSSATAQPVEAVEPTPLIIDVYSPPPPRPSRSMTGGGMPPSMPGETMPIAAPSLKVEAARPPPAPPMLEEFAEVSEAASGVSVYELPKPVTIPCDDDRHPVTLVEEELATKTIHYWYADGMSEVVAQDLVTNNDSVILPGKVKVYAEGDYIGESLMPLVSPREEFKMGTRLAYDVKAKKKMVSREVEKTGITRGKLRRSYTYRLELENFSKRPIEIEVFDRVPHSLNPAIEVKVDWERLGLEKYELGVMQWKKTIDIGKKETIEYSYEVFWEKGVTVSPPLV, encoded by the coding sequence TTGACTGAAATGGAAACGAAGATCAAGCGTGTCACTGTCTTCAGGGATGGAGCCCGCGTGACGCGCGTAGGCAAACGGACCCTTGAAGCGGGACCTCAGAAGGTACTGATCATGGGGATAACCGAGTATGCACATGAGGACAGCTTCAGGGTGAAGGGACGAGGACCTGCATCACTCTCAAGTATTGATGTCAAGCGCCACACCGAAGTCTATGAACCCGTAGGGGACATTCAGGCACTCCGGGACCAACTCGAGCGTCTCCAAGACCAGTATCAGCAGCTCAAGGACGACCACGAACTCCACACAGCCAGACTGAGCCAACTCGAAGCGATGAACAACGAGTTTGCAGGCACCTTTGGCATGGTGTTTGCCGCGAACGAGGGGGACATCACCGCTCTGACAGAGATGGACAAGACCTCGGGGAAGATGATTGCGGAGACAAGGTCAAAGCTCAGAGACATTGAGAGAGAGATGCGTGAGTTGGAGGACCAGATGAATGTAGTACGACAGAACCTTGGTCGTGACGAGTACCAGAGACGAACGAAGGTCTCCTACAACGTCGAGGTGAATCTGGAGGTCTCTCAGAGAGCCGAAGTTGAGCTCGAAGTGTCGTACCAGTGCGACGAGGCAGGATGGATTCCTACCTATGACGTGGACCTCCTTCCAACAAAGGCAAAGATACGACGGGTGGCCATGGTGACCAACCAGACGATGGAACCGTGGGAGCGAGTGGGGCTGGTTGTCTCATCCGCGACAGCACAGCCTGTAGAGGCAGTCGAGCCCACTCCACTCATAATCGACGTCTACTCTCCTCCACCTCCACGTCCAAGTCGGAGCATGACCGGCGGCGGCATGCCACCCTCCATGCCAGGGGAGACCATGCCGATAGCAGCTCCGTCACTCAAAGTCGAAGCAGCCCGACCACCGCCCGCGCCGCCGATGCTAGAGGAGTTCGCGGAGGTATCGGAGGCCGCATCGGGAGTGTCAGTATACGAGCTCCCGAAGCCTGTCACCATACCGTGTGACGATGACCGCCATCCGGTGACGCTCGTAGAGGAGGAGCTAGCCACCAAGACCATACATTACTGGTATGCAGACGGGATGTCCGAGGTCGTGGCACAGGACCTAGTGACAAACAACGATAGCGTGATCCTTCCCGGCAAGGTGAAAGTGTATGCCGAGGGGGACTACATCGGAGAGTCCTTGATGCCCCTCGTATCGCCACGCGAGGAGTTCAAGATGGGCACTCGACTCGCATATGACGTGAAGGCGAAGAAGAAGATGGTGTCGAGAGAGGTTGAGAAGACGGGGATAACACGAGGCAAGCTGAGAAGGTCTTACACCTACCGACTCGAACTGGAGAACTTCTCCAAGCGGCCCATAGAGATAGAAGTCTTTGACCGGGTCCCGCACAGCTTGAACCCGGCAATTGAAGTGAAGGTCGACTGGGAGAGGCTAGGTCTTGAGAAGTATGAACTTGGAGTCATGCAGTGGAAGAAGACCATCGACATCGGAAAGAAGGAGACAATCGAGTACAGCTACGAGGTATTCTGGGAGAAGGGCGTGACAGTCAGTCCGCCGCTGGTATAG
- a CDS encoding GH3 auxin-responsive promoter family protein, whose translation MTMLKRLVKMVAEKKAHAIDKMLEHQQEVMESKLTSILRRHHDTVYGRKYGFESIRTAEQYAERVPLVDAEKLRPYFGMTYVDPKGGILTKDPVIWYLQTSGTTGHPKRVPITRPGLKDSSRGSAMTWMSFINAEEENADILDGTLVTFGAASVLDWVNGIPVGYATGVYARHQNRLFQRLIKPGEDIFNITDMDTKMRAYARILATENVTGLQGITTLSLSLIRRMQDQYGPWLAEELSNSEGRNRILASLDDEGRLDVSQLWPNLRLFLASGIDTTPYKVWMTKTFPNLSVVEIYGASEGVFAGQLLEPQEGMQLFANTHYFEFIRENDANEPNPAVIPLSEVKVGSRYEIVLTNIQGYYRYRLGDVMTFTSTDPYSVSRISRRGKVVNLSGEKVSDAHASIAMSEACRRTGAQVVDYTLLGVIENGIGHYTIAALFRDDSVDSIEFVQTFEESMMSINPEFRVVREVGALGPTVLKRLKVPYFDEVVKQSHLQAKPHCLTTSKDVLSLCES comes from the coding sequence ATGACGATGCTAAAACGACTGGTCAAGATGGTTGCCGAGAAGAAGGCACACGCTATCGACAAGATGCTCGAGCATCAACAGGAAGTGATGGAGTCAAAGCTGACGTCCATACTCCGAAGGCACCATGACACAGTCTATGGAAGAAAGTATGGGTTCGAATCTATCAGAACCGCCGAGCAGTATGCTGAGCGGGTTCCACTGGTTGACGCTGAGAAGCTCAGGCCCTATTTCGGAATGACTTATGTGGACCCGAAGGGGGGAATACTCACCAAGGACCCTGTGATATGGTACCTGCAGACCTCCGGGACAACAGGACACCCGAAGCGAGTACCCATAACCCGCCCCGGTCTGAAGGACTCGTCCAGAGGCTCTGCCATGACATGGATGTCATTCATAAACGCGGAGGAGGAGAACGCAGACATCCTGGACGGGACACTTGTGACTTTCGGTGCTGCATCAGTGCTCGATTGGGTGAACGGAATACCGGTGGGTTATGCGACGGGTGTCTATGCTCGCCACCAGAACCGGCTATTCCAGAGGCTCATCAAGCCGGGTGAGGACATCTTCAACATAACTGACATGGACACAAAGATGAGGGCCTATGCTCGGATTCTTGCGACCGAGAACGTGACAGGACTTCAGGGTATCACGACGCTTTCGCTATCTCTGATCAGACGGATGCAGGACCAGTATGGACCTTGGCTTGCAGAAGAGCTCAGCAATTCCGAAGGCAGGAACAGGATTCTAGCATCTCTTGACGATGAGGGTCGACTTGATGTCAGTCAGCTCTGGCCTAATCTGAGGCTCTTTCTGGCCAGCGGAATCGACACCACTCCCTACAAGGTCTGGATGACGAAGACCTTTCCCAACCTGAGCGTTGTCGAGATTTATGGTGCATCAGAGGGTGTCTTTGCTGGTCAGCTTCTGGAACCCCAAGAAGGGATGCAGCTGTTTGCAAACACGCACTACTTCGAGTTCATTCGAGAGAATGACGCCAACGAACCCAACCCTGCTGTGATTCCTCTCTCCGAGGTCAAGGTCGGAAGCAGGTATGAGATTGTCCTAACTAACATTCAGGGCTACTACAGATATCGCTTGGGGGACGTAATGACCTTCACGTCCACTGATCCCTATTCTGTGAGCCGGATATCAAGAAGGGGAAAGGTGGTGAACCTGTCAGGTGAGAAGGTGTCTGATGCGCATGCGTCGATTGCGATGAGTGAGGCCTGTCGGAGGACGGGTGCACAGGTGGTTGACTACACCCTGTTAGGAGTGATAGAGAATGGGATTGGCCACTACACAATCGCTGCGCTGTTCCGAGACGACTCAGTAGACTCCATAGAGTTTGTCCAGACCTTTGAGGAGTCCATGATGAGCATAAACCCAGAGTTCAGGGTGGTGAGAGAGGTTGGTGCACTGGGCCCAACCGTGCTGAAGAGGCTTAAGGTACCGTACTTCGATGAGGTTGTCAAGCAGAGCCACCT